A single Metarhizium brunneum chromosome 5, complete sequence DNA region contains:
- the Clcn3 gene encoding H(+)/Cl(-) exchange transporter 3: MRETDASAKPRLFLANSKATQCDFKLAQHQTHPSFIPRPLENGTSRIMSGAAQHDQFASASASASASASSSSRSPPNARAPPSTDDRDELDFLDEESDHDIAAHGHVLDDDPFGQDLNTPLSFKRKPKPSVLSGPSRFFSSLTGSPSAGRQDTPSPQRRHQRGGNISVVTGSPQRTQSNAFIAGSKDGVSHDWYTEGPGRRVGYEDLTAIDWIFEYTKERQRMRVLSSSASGIMGYFQHFIDASQVWVILILTGLLVGAIAAGINVSSDWLGDLKLGFCSSGPEGGHFYLNKNFCCYGYDQGSKCAGWKYWSEALGVQAAGGKWVVEYLFYLLYSITLAYCAALLVQEYAMYAKHSGIPELKTVLGGFVIRRFLGTWTLITKSIGLVLAVASGMWLGKEGPLVHVACCCANLFIKLFPNIRENEARKREVLSAAAASGISVAFGSPIGGVLFSLEQLSYYFPDKTMWQSFVCAMTAAVCLQAFDPFRSGKLVLYQTKYSVDWHGFEIIPYAILGIFGGVYGGLFIRTNMAVARWKKTRSWLPGPIIQVLAVALLTALINYPNFYMKVQSTELVSSLFSECSRVLDDPIGLCRTGTASAGTVVLLIFAAVLGFFLASITFGLQIPAGIILPSMAIGALTGRAVGIIMEIWVHNHPKFVFFASCAPDVPCITPGTYAIIGASAALAGVTRMTVSIVVIMFELTGALTYVLPIMVAVMISKWVGDAFSRRGIYESWIHFNEYPFLDNSEEMTIPDIPASQIMTRIEDLNVLTATGHTISSLNTILEMHAYRGFPVISDPREAILLGYISRAELSYNIRTATQPPRSLSTETEVFFSHQSLADPRTILDLRPWMDQTPLTLPSRTDLHLVVTYFQKLGLRYVLFADRGVLQGLLTKKDVWYVLNGADETRRTGTAPAGNTRASGLDSNEREQDTGEEHGLLRVEDTDDAASIL; the protein is encoded by the exons ATGCGCGAGACTGATGCCTCTGCCAAGCCACgcctcttcttggccaactcgAAGGCGACGCAGTGCGACTTCAAACTTGCTCAACATCAAACCCATCCCAGTTTCATCCCACGGCCGCTGGAAAATGGGACGAGCCGCATCATGTCTGGAGCCGCCCAGCACGATCAAtttgcctctgcctctgcctctgcctctgcctctgcctcatcctcgtctcgTTCACCCCCGAATGCGCGCGCGCCGCCATCCACCGACGACAGGGACGAGCTCGACTTCCTCGACGAAGAGAGTGACCACGACAttgccgcccatggccacGTTCTCGACGACGACCCTTTTGGCCAGGACTTGAACACCCCGCTGTCCTTTAAGCGCAAGCCGAAGCCGTCGGTGCTGTCTGGTCCATCTCGCTTCTTCTCATCCCTCACAGGCTCGCCGTCAGCCGGCCGACAAGACACCCCGTCTCCTCAGCGGCGGCACCAGCGCGGTGGAAATATATCCGTGGTCACAGGTTCGCCGCAAAGGACGCAATCTAACGCGTTTATTGCGGGTTCCAAAGATGGAGTGTCCCACGATTGGTACACCGAAGGCCCTGGCCGACGAGTCGGGTATGAGGACCTGACGGCCATTGACTGGATCTTCGAGTACACCAAAGAACGACAGCGAATGCGTGTGCTGTCATCTAGCGCGAGCGGAATCATGGGCTATTTTCAACATTTTATAGATGCCAGTCAAGTCTGGGTTATTCTGATCTTGACGGGCTTGCTCGTGGGCGCAATTGCTGCGGGAATAAACGTATCAAGCGACTGGCTGGGAGACCTGAAACTAGGCTTTTGTTCCAGCGGGCCGGAGGGCGGCCATTTCTATCTCAACAAGAACTTTTGCTGTTATGGCTATGATCAAGGTTCCAAATGTGCTGGATGGAAGTATTGGAGCGAGGCTCTTGGTGTCCAAGCTGCTGGGGGAAAATGGGTTGTCGAGTACCTCTTCTATCTCCTTTATTCT ATAACGTTGGCATACTGTGCTGCTCTTCTTGTACAGGAATATGCCATGTATGCCAAGCATAGCGGCATCCCTGAGCTCAAGACAGTTCTGGGTGGCTTTGTCATAAGAAGATTCTTAGGCACTTGGACGTTGATCACAAAATCCATTGGTCTG GTGCTTGCTGTAGCGTCCGGCATGTGGCTTGGAAAGGAGGGCCCGTTGGTGCACGTAGCTTGCTGTTGCGCAAACTTGTTCATCAAACTGTTCCCCAATATTAGAGAAAATGAAG CTCGGAAACGAGAGGTTCTTTCGGCAGCCGCCGCATCTGGCATCTCTGTGGCCTTTGGCTCGCCCATTGGGGGCGTCTTGTTTAGTCTCGAG CAACTGTCGTACTACTTTCCGGATAAGACCATGTGGCAGAGCTTCGTATGTGCCATGACAGCAGCCGTCTGTTTACAAGCCTTTGATCCCTTCCGATCAGGCAAGCTCGTCTTGTATCAGACCAAGTACAGCGTGGATTGGCACGGTTTCGAAATTATTCCTTATGCCATCCTGGGCATCTTTGGG GGCGTTTACGGTGGTCTTTTCATCCGCACCAACATGGCTGTCGCACGCTGGAAGAAGACCCGAAGTTGGCTGCCTGGACCGATTATTCAAGTTCTTGCCGTGGCTCTCCTCACAGCTCTCATCAACTACCCAAACTTTTACATGAAAGTCCAGTCGACGGAGCTCGTGTCGAGCTTGTTCTCGGAATGCTCCCGTGTTCTTGACGACCCCATTGGCCTTTGTAGAACAGGCACAGCATCCGCCGGGACCGTCGTGCTGCTCATCTTTGCGGCGGTACtgggcttcttcctcgcAAGCATCACCTTTGGCCTCCAAATTCCCGCCGGCATCATCCTTCCATCCATGGCAATTGGCGCATTGACAGGCCGCGCCGTGGGAATTATAATGGAAATCTGGGTCCACAACCACCCCAAGTTCGTCTTCTTTGCCTCTTGCGCACCAGACGTCCCGTGCATCACCCCAGGAACATACGCCATCATCGGCGCATCTGCGGCCCTGGCAGGCGTCACTCGAATGACCGTCTCCATTGTCGTAATCATGTTCGAACTCACCGGCGCGCTGACCTACGTCCTGCCCATCATGGTAGCCGTCATGATATCCAAGTGGGTGGGAGACGCCTTCTCCCGCCGTGGCATTTACGAGTCGTGGATCCATTTCAATGAGTACCCGTTCCTCGACAACTCCGAAGAAATGACCATCCCCGACATCCCTGCATCCCAAATCATGACCCGGATCGAGGATCTGAACGTGCTTACCGCCACCGGACACACAATTTCTTCTCTCAACACGATCCTCGAGATGCACGCTTACCGCGGATTCCCAGTCATCTCGGACCCCCGCGAGGCCATTCTGCTCGGATACATATCCCGCGCAGAACTAAGCTACAACATCCGCACTGCAACGCAGCCACCCCGTTCCTTGTCTACAGAGACAGAAGTCTTCTTCTCGCATCAGTCGCTTGCCGATCCCCGGACGATACTGGATCTTCGTCCGTGGATGGATCAGACTCCCCTGACGCTCCCGTCCCGTACGGACCTGCACCTCGTAGTGACGTATTTTCAGAAGCTCGGTCTTCGATACGTGCTCTTCGCTGATCGCGGCGTTCTGCAGGGTCTCCTTACCAAAAAGGATGTGTGGTACGTTCTCAACGGGGCAGATGAGACGAGGAGAACGGGGACTGCGCCAGCAGGCAATACGCGAGCTAGTGGATTGGACAGCAATGAGCGTGAGCAAGACACTGGTGAGGAACATGGGTTGTTGAGGGTCGAGGATACAGATGATGCGGCGAGTATATTATAG